The following nucleotide sequence is from Nomascus leucogenys isolate Asia chromosome 13, Asia_NLE_v1, whole genome shotgun sequence.
ctcctgtcttggcctcccaaagtgctgggattacaggcatgagccaccgcacccactcTTCTAAGTTTTGAACCATGATTCCTTTCTactcaaaaggaataaaaagttaATGACTGTGTTAAGTGGTATACTGGGGGCCATCTGCAGGATTGCTCAAAGATAAACAGGCATATGTAAACAAGCTATTTAGGATCTAGGAAGACCAACTGCACAACTGTACTGACTCGTCCTTTCAGTAAATGGATGCATACATGTTTGGGATACTAATCTATGTTATTCAAAATATGGTCACTGAGGAAACTCAAAGATTAGCATGTAAATTGGTAATTACTACACTAGGTGCTCTATTGCAAGAACGCTGAAAGTTTTATTGTATAATGTTGAATcctgaaagtgatttttaaattcatgttgATACACAACTCAAAGGATTATTCATTCACGCTGTTggttctgaaaaaaatttatcatacattcattcaacagTAACCAGTCAGCCATTTAAAGCCGATCTCTGTATTACCATATATTAAAGCAAACTGTGGACTACTAACTACTCAGGGCATGAAAACCTAAAAGGGCATTTTTATATGATCATAGAAATCTCTCAGCAGACGCAAGAAATGTTAACAGCAGCTGCATTAGTAAGTAGATTCCAAGGTATAGTCCAAGCatgtatatttgtaaataaaattgtatttgttaTGGTATTCTCTTGTACTGTTCATATTCTTGACTTTTAATCTTCACATCCCATGCACATTTTATCCCTATTGTTTCACGATGACACTGAAGCACAGTGATTGAGTTGCCCAACATAAACCACATACTAAATCCCAAACTCACGTTTCTGGGGAAGTGAAAACAAGACCCTGTTCTCATACTCAAGACAGGAATGGCTTGCAAATGCAAACTCCAATTCAAAAAACCACTTGTTAAGAATCTGGTCCTAAGTGGGCATATGCAATAAACTCAAAACAAGCCTTTCCCTCAGtaagtattttattgagatttaAAGCACAAAATAGGTGAACAAATCGGGAGGAAGGTGGTAACACAGGAATGGGAACGTAAAAGTCAAAGTAGGCAGGACTCAAACTGGCCATAAAGGCACTACGGCATGTTCATAAACACCATCAAGTAAAAGAAAGGGGAATCAAGATGTTCTCACTTCTTTTCTGCTCCACCTTAGTACTCCATCTAGCCACTGGTATGGAGCATGTCATCGACTCAATTCTTCTCACAGGTTAGCAAGGGAACTAAACATTTTATCAGTCAACCCTATGCTCATCAAGTGAGCCAATGTTACACAGTGATTTTGTGCATCCAGTGACTTAGATACAGGCAAGGATAGGCCCTGACTGTTAATAAATTGGTTGTGGCTATTACTAGAAAATTACGGGTGCAGGCATTCACCTATACAATGACCTGCTTACTGTGGCAGCTAACAATGTAGTCAAACCAGTCTATTACCATATGACGTCCTAATAACAAGAGAGCCCAGTTGAAGGATGTTTCATACTTTTAGAAAGCCTAATTTCTTACTGTAATATCCTCCCATCCCTCTTTTAAAAAGGCTGTGGTTCAAAAAGCTTTTATGTTCTTTCCCTGAAAACAAGAGAACTTTGGTCAAAGCCAATTTTTAAGTCATCACTTCTGCTGAGTAGGCAAAACCATGAACTATAACAACAgacatcattttctttccttaaattctGAGGTTTATACTGGAAAAATAAACCCATTTCTTTATAAACATCTAATTAAATAAAGTgtcaaagaaaataagataatggAAGAAGCATCCGCCTTTTGGGGCACTATATTCCTAAGGCtgggctttaaaattttttaacaggAAACCCAGGAATTTCTGAAAAAACAAGGCTTTTTTCATATTACCAAGAACTCACAGCTACTCTGTGAATGCCCAGATATTTGACTCAAGTTTTTCACTCAATCTTATTAGGTATATTTCTGGATTATTTGAACCTACAAACCAACCCCAGAATATCATGCTTTCCAGTCACACCTGTGGCACAAAGAGCAGTGTATAACCATGCCCCATCACAATCCAACCCTTGGTACCCTACATTGTGACAGCTCCTACAAAGGTATTAAAGCTGAGCCAATTAATCTATATTTTGATTTCAGACTAAGATTAATAAGTGCTTTTAAATAAAGTAACTACGTAAAAGTATCGGAACAAAGGGATGTAAGGTTAATTCACTTCTCAAACTGCAATTTCAACTCATCAGGCTTATGGATGTATGGACTAATTGCTAACCTAGTAATTCCTACAAATTTGCAGTATTCAAATTTGGTTTCCACAGTACTCATTACACTTTACTCgtaataaagtacaaaaattttgGGTTTATCCGTTTCACTATTTTTCAAACCAATTACACAAAGCATTAAAATTTACAAGTATGATCTAACCAATTATCAAATAATCCCACTAACTACAAAGGGGACTGACTACTGGGTGGAACACTTAACTGGCAACCGACTTTACTAAGTGCCTGTTAAACATAATGATCTTTCAGCAGAAAATGCAGTACGTGCTTTTACACTTTGAATAAACTCAATTTCAGATCAAAAAGAGGCTACTTCCATTTCCACATGACAAACATTAAAGACAACTGAACCACTGTCAACACTAATTACGCTGACAACTTTCAGAAAGTGGATTATCTAAACAAGATCCCAAGTATTAGGAGCTATTTCTTAAAGTTTAAATTTGCCTTTGAAAAAAGTTCcattacttaaaattattaatttaagcAAAATCATGGAACACATTGACTAAAAAATACCTTTTACTTTTACTCAACTTGTTAAAGGGGCAGATAAAGACTTTGGCAAATTTGATTAACCGCACAAAATAATGTTATccaaactgagtaatttattgcTGGTCTGAGGCTTGCCTTGTTTACACTTAAGTAGAATTTACGTTGTTTCCACAAATGGCAGATATCAACATTTAAAGGAATTTAATAGTGACCTATTCAATAAGGCAATCATCTTGGTagcaaacttttatttaaatcttaCATAACTCAAGCTTTATAAAAAGCCAACATAATTGAAAATTGGGTTCTCCTTCTAAAGCCTTAAGTATTCAAAGCTCAaaacagttaatttaaaaataagcaaacaaataaaacaaaaaaaccctgccaGCAGATCCTgctgaaatactttaaaaaaaaaaaaaaaaaaaaaaaaaaaaaaaaaaaaactaaatgagcTTAATCTTTACAAAAGTTATGTTAGCTCAAAAGCTATAAAATCAAAGTTATCTTAATTCTACAAAGAAGGGAGAGGGTCTTCATGCCACCATTTCCTTAGAACCTCATCTTTTTCATCCAATTTGGCCACAAATCAAATTTCTGTGTGCCCCTGTTTTCAAGAGATTCCTCTTGCAGAAGAGGCCAAGTATAAACATGGAAGAGTAACTGCCTAAGTAGGAAAGTGTTCCGTAATAGTGTGCAAACAAGAGAGTTCTGAGTTAATCTCTGGAACTCGACCTGGACCTTGATCTTGACTTTGAGCGAGATCTAGAACGGGATCTTGAAGTAGCTCTTTTTGGTGGAGGGGACACAGAACGGGCCTTTGAGGGTGGAACAGGTAGCGGCGAATTGGAACGGGACTGGCTCCTTGATCTGGATTTTGACTTTATATCaccctttccattttctttggggGATCGGGACCGAGACCTGCTTCGAGATTTCTCATACTCATCCTTAGATCTGCTTCGAGAATGTGAATGGGAGCCCCGATCAGACTTGGGCTTAGATTTGCTCTTTGATCTAGATTTCCTGCCTTTTGATCGAGAACGTGATCGACCTTTGCTCCGCGACCTGGAACTGGACAAGGAAAGACCGATTTTCTCAATACTTTGTGAGAACATACACATACTCCATAAACAAGTACGGTAATATTCACAGTGACTTAACACAACGTTATTTACCGGGAGCGACTTTTTGAGATACTTCGAGATCTACTGCGGCTGCTCCTGCGACTCCTACTTCGTGACCGTCTTCTAGATCGAGACCTATTAGGAGAAAAACAATGAAGTCTTGATCCCAATCCATCTTAAATACATCTGTGCCATCTGGCAAAAATAGATAAGCCGAagaataatgtttttctttactaCGAAATTAAATACACTGTTCAAAACATCTAGAAAGAACCCAATGATGCACAGCCAAAACAAACTAAAAGCTAGCTTTAATTCAAGTAGGCAACAACTGAATTTACTCAATTACTCCCTTTTTTATTGGCAAATATTGTTTCCTTCCCACAGTGTCCTTCAACAAGTTACCTGGATCTGCTTCCAGAGTAAGATCGCCTATGGCTTGTGCGTGGCTTATCTTCAATAAGCCTAATATTTCTGCCATTTATTTCTGTGCCATCCAGTTTGTCCAAAGCACGCTTCATGTCAGAGTAGGAGCGAAACTCAATTACACCCTCATTTGTTCGTTCCTTGTGGGCATCCGCATAGGTTACTTCACCTGCTTGTCGCATAAAATCCTGAAATGACAAGATTGGTCAGACTTGGAAATCTTAAAAGATCTATATACTGTAATAAATTCCCAGAAATAAGAATGTAAAAAGAGTTTAAAGCATTAGTCATATCATTTCTATCTTGAATTACAAAACATACCTTTAAATCTTG
It contains:
- the SRSF6 gene encoding serine/arginine-rich splicing factor 6 translates to MPRVYIGRLSYNVREKDIQRFFSGYGRLLEVDLKNGYGFVEFEDSRDADDAVYELNGKELCGERVIVEHARGPRRDRDGYSYGSRSGGGGYSSRRTSGRDKYGPPVRTEYRLIVENLSSRCSWQDLKDFMRQAGEVTYADAHKERTNEGVIEFRSYSDMKRALDKLDGTEINGRNIRLIEDKPRTSHRRSYSGSRSRSRSRRRSRSRSRRSSRSRSRSISKSRSRSRSRSKGRSRSRSKGRKSRSKSKSKPKSDRGSHSHSRSRSKDEYEKSRSRSRSRSPKENGKGDIKSKSRSRSQSRSNSPLPVPPSKARSVSPPPKRATSRSRSRSRSKSRSRSRSSSRD